In Oryza brachyantha chromosome 1, ObraRS2, whole genome shotgun sequence, the following are encoded in one genomic region:
- the LOC102719915 gene encoding uncharacterized protein LOC102719915, with protein MDRRSASASARPARRFSFSWADEVEREESRQQQQREEEEEAENRPPPPRGGETKAKANPFGAARPREVVLAEKGVDWRARYRELDDLSRSRRGRSRAAAGKRHAGAAAPVPASRLEYSAPASRRKISARPVSYGSAWGGKRNCGGQDELPRQVRSVADHGRRVFGQLNIGEEGVELEQANLQNRGSVCVHRIGASKPATVDDKITHSTLPVPAGTEDGGCVAGRRRRRRRSRRNMGSN; from the exons ATGGACCGACGGagcgccagcgccagcgccagGCCGGCGAGGCGGTTCTCCTTCTCCTGGGCCGACGAAGTGGAGCGCGAGGAGtcgcggcagcagcagcagcgggaggaggaggaggaggcggagaaccggccgcctcctccgcgtggCGGGGAgacgaaggcgaaggcgaacccgttcggcgccgcgcggcccCGGGAGGTGGTGCTCGCCGAGAAAGGCGTCGACTGGCGCGCGCGCTACCGCGAGCTCGACGACTtgtcccgctcccgccgcggCAG gagccgcgccgccgcaggcaAGCGACACGCGGGGGCTGCTGCGCCTGTGCCGGCGAGCCGTCTGGAGTACTCGGCGCCGGCCAGCCGCCGCAAGATAAGCGCACGTCCGGTCAGCTACGGCAGCGCATGGGGCGGCAAGAGGAATTGCGGTGGTCAGGACGAGCTTCCCCGGCAGGTACGTTCCGTGGCTGACCATGGCCGGAGAGTTTTCGGCCAGCTCAACATCGGTGAAGAAGGCGTAGAATTGGAGCAAGCAAACCTGCAGAATCGCGGCTCAGTCTGTGTCCATCGAATCGGAGCAAGTAAGCCGGCAACTGTTGATGACAAGATCACACACAGCACGTTGCCAGTTCCGGCTGGAACGGAGGACGGTGGGTGCgttgccggtcgtcgccgtcgtcggaggaggagcaggaggaatATGGGATCAAACTAG
- the LOC121053330 gene encoding protein DOG1-like 4, with product MERGAGGHEMVAFYEAWVGREERIIADLTGALPARRRDVLAPLVDAALGHVGDYYEHKARLADRDVVAALDPRWLNPLERTFLWAWGWKPALVFRFADGGLGSHPHYSHQQRRALENLRGATEEAEREVDREVAAVQESLAGPRVLAALRRQHPRYGEVDEAVAAVGRSLRVQLAAADALRERTVRDVVGILAPDQAGAFLAAMLRFHLGVHRAGRNWGPGNGGRRGL from the coding sequence ATGGAGCGCGGCGCGGGTGGGCATGAGATGGTGGCGTTCTACGAGGCATGGGTGGGGCGCGAGGAGCGGATCATCGCGGACCTGACGGGCGCGctcccggcgcggcggcgggacgtGCTGGCGCCGCTCGTGGACGCCGCGTTGGGGCACGTGGGGGACTACTACGAGCACAAGGCCCGCCTCGCCGACCGCGACGTGGTGGCGGCGCTCGACCCGCGCTGGCTCAACCCGCTCGAGCGCACCTTCCTCTGGGCCTGGGGGTGGAAGCCCGCGCTGGTGTTCCGCTTCGCCGACGGCGGCCTGGGCTCGCACCCGCACTACTCCCACCAGCAGCGCCGCGCGCTGGAGAACCTGCGCGGCGCCACGGAGGAGGCCGAGCGGGAGGTGGACCGGGAGGTCGCGGCCGTGCAGGAGTCGCTGGCGGGGCCCCGCGTGCTGGCGGCGCTGCGCAGGCAGCACCCGCGGTACGGCGAGGTCGAcgaggccgtcgccgcggTCGGCCGCTCGCTCCGCGTgcagctcgccgcggcggacgcGCTCCGCGAGCGCACTGTGCGGGACGTCGTCGGCATCCTCGCGCCCGACCAGGCCGGCGCGTTCCTCGCGGCCATGCTGAGGTTCCACCTCGGCGTGCACCGTGCCGGCCGCAACTGGGGCCCCGGCAACGGCGGCCGGAGGGGCCTCTAG
- the LOC121053285 gene encoding uncharacterized protein LOC121053285, with amino-acid sequence MAPPTSTSMAPAFAPPPPGPFRRCGGRVRGVCVGCFGDPEMKRRRRVAGYKAYAVEGKVKASLRRGIRWFKRKCSGIFRV; translated from the coding sequence atggcgccgccgacgtcgacgtcgaTGGCCCCCGCGttcgccccgccgccgccgggcccgttcaggcgctgcggcggccgGGTGCGCGGCGTCTGCGTCGGCTGCTTCGGCGACCCGGAGatgaagcggcggcggcgcgtcgcggGCTACAAGGCGTACGCCGTGGAGGGGAAGGTGAAGGCCTCGCTCCGCCGGGGCATCCGGTGGTTCAAGCGCAAGTGCTCCGGCATCTTCCGCGTCTGA
- the LOC102703345 gene encoding myb-related protein P-like codes for MGRAPCCEKVGLRRGRWTKEEDEKLARYIGEHGEGAWRSLPRNAGLLRCGKSCRLRWINYLRADLKRGNISPEEEAMIVKLHATLGNRWSLIAGHLPGRTDNEIKNYWNSHLSRKAPEFRGGAGAGAVVDVDLSKLPGGGKRRGGRTGRSSGKGNTKVKTNTTTKTKENDNAAAPEAGRNDDDGDGRGIGNVSAASHSEGQAQASGSGLTSDGLEEGPVGLSEEMVSGPPGPASPKPDVGQGRSSAESGSGSSGPSKALGQDAGHRSMDWDLVGLDDGLADDDMWGPLTWDYGEMVVGPDGGAQHDDGALSELFFLGNGM; via the exons ATGGGGAGGGCGCCGTGCTGCGAGAAGGTGGGGCtgaggagggggaggtggaccaaggaggaggacgagaagCTGGCGAGGTACATCGGCGAGCACGGGGAAGGCGCGTGGAGGTCGCTGCCCAGGAatgccggcctcctccgctgcGGGAAGAGCTGCAGGCTGCGGTGGATCAACTACCTCCGGGCCGACCTCAAGCGCGGGAACAtctcgccggaggaggaggccatgaTCGTCAAGCTCCACGCCACCCTCGGCAACAG GTGGTCCCTGATCGCCGGCCACTTGCCCGGCCGGACGGACAACGAGATCAAGAACTACTGGAACTCGCACCTCAGCCGGAAGGCGCCGGAATTCCGtggaggcgccggcgccggcgccgtggtcGACGTCGACCTCAGCAAGCTGCCCGGCGGCGGAAAGCGCCGTGGCGGCAGGACGGGCCGCAGCAGCGGGAAGGGTAACACCAAGGTGAAGACCAATACCACGACGAAGACGAAGGAGAACGAcaacgccgccgcgccagAAGCAGGGCGcaatgacgacgacggcgacggccgcggcaTTGGCAACGTATCGGCAGCAAGCCACAGCGAGGGGCAGGCGCAGGCGAGCGGCAGTGGGCTCACATCAGATGGGCTCGAGGAGGGCCCAGTAGGCCTCAGCGAGGAGATGGTGAGTGGGCCTCCGGGCCCGGCGAGCCCGAAGCCTGACGTGGGCCAGGGCAGGTCTTCCGCCGAGAGTGGCAGCGGGTCCAGTGGGCCAAGCAAGGCCCTGGGCCAGGACGCCGGCCACAGGTCCATGGACTGGGACTTGGTGGGCCTGGACGACGGCCTCGCCGacgatgacatgtggggcccgcTCACCTGGGACTACGGCGAGATGGTGGTGGGCCCGGATGGCGGAGCCCAGCACGACGACGGGGCGCTGTCAGAGCTGTTCTTCCTGGGCAACGGCATGTAG